In Leptospiraceae bacterium, one DNA window encodes the following:
- a CDS encoding EscU/YscU/HrcU family type III secretion system export apparatus switch protein, which yields MKSVAMRFLPEENQAPVVVASGEGILGEKILTIAKKNQIPVVKDKNLAETLSYLPIDKEIPENLYKAVSAIFRFIIELERENLR from the coding sequence ATGAAAAGTGTTGCGATGAGATTTTTACCTGAAGAAAATCAAGCACCGGTGGTTGTAGCGAGTGGTGAGGGAATTTTAGGAGAAAAAATTCTAACTATTGCAAAGAAAAATCAAATCCCTGTCGTAAAGGACAAAAATTTAGCTGAAACACTTTCCTATTTACCGATAGATAAAGAAATCCCTGAAAATTTGTACAAAGCAGTCAGTGCCATTTTTCGATTTATTATAGAGTTAGAAAGAGAAAATTTGAGATAA
- a CDS encoding YraN family protein gives MELIEGDYRYQKGKTGEKISEEFLLTEGHKILYKNFRKSSGEIDIISEKGETIFFIEVKFWKSKFISPLETFHKSKILKMQRTAERFLAENVSFRSHLVSFSLISIGENKEIQFYSNLF, from the coding sequence ATGGAATTAATAGAGGGAGACTATCGCTATCAAAAAGGGAAGACCGGCGAAAAAATCTCCGAAGAATTCTTACTGACTGAAGGGCATAAAATTTTATATAAAAATTTCCGAAAGAGTTCGGGGGAGATTGACATAATTTCCGAAAAAGGTGAGACAATTTTTTTTATAGAAGTAAAATTTTGGAAAAGTAAATTTATTTCTCCTTTAGAAACTTTTCACAAATCAAAAATTTTAAAGATGCAAAGAACTGCAGAGAGATTTTTGGCAGAAAACGTTTCGTTTCGATCTCATTTAGTCTCATTCTCTCTTATTAGTATTGGGGAAAATAAAGAGATTCAATTTTATTCAAATCTTTTTTGA
- a CDS encoding HD-GYP domain-containing protein, giving the protein MKVIKVSEIKPGQFFTKPVYLDKDIVFVNANVPISENDLERLKKFGITEVSTAGEVGESKAPIVSSPELAILNKGTEKTEEINTLKILYEQIVKSKTHFHTLYRESFETIQYIYRQIAEDKIIEINSIREVSEKLVDYIRANPHVAFNILTVSTSGYFLYNQVLQSSLFSILIGTYLEYSKPKLVELGISSLFADIGMAKIPSYISEKNSSLSEDEVKTVRKHTVLGYQILTQQVKIKNNLALTALQHHENFDGSGYPQKLSGTNIEEFARIHTIADNFAARIHPRPYRGRILPYEAIKSMISIDMNKFDLKIVRIFLNKISMYPIGSSVELSDGRTAMVIDSNTAKPLRPSLKLMQDASGAFLKDMQFLNLLNDTNIYITKAIETPNL; this is encoded by the coding sequence ATGAAGGTAATTAAAGTTTCTGAAATTAAACCTGGTCAATTTTTTACAAAACCTGTCTATTTAGATAAAGATATTGTTTTTGTAAATGCGAATGTACCGATTTCTGAAAATGATTTAGAAAGACTGAAAAAATTCGGAATCACTGAGGTTTCTACAGCAGGTGAAGTCGGAGAGTCCAAAGCTCCTATAGTGTCGTCTCCCGAATTAGCAATTTTGAATAAGGGAACTGAAAAAACTGAAGAGATCAATACTCTAAAAATTCTATATGAACAAATTGTAAAAAGTAAAACTCATTTTCATACTCTTTATCGAGAATCGTTTGAAACGATTCAATACATTTACAGGCAAATAGCTGAAGACAAGATTATAGAAATTAATTCTATTCGGGAGGTTTCTGAAAAGTTGGTTGATTACATTCGAGCCAATCCTCATGTTGCGTTCAATATCTTAACCGTATCTACCAGTGGATATTTTTTATACAATCAGGTATTGCAGTCTAGTCTATTTTCTATATTGATCGGAACTTACTTGGAATACTCGAAGCCTAAGTTAGTAGAGCTTGGAATCTCTTCGCTATTTGCAGATATCGGAATGGCTAAAATTCCTTCTTACATATCTGAAAAAAATTCTTCCTTGTCTGAAGATGAAGTGAAAACAGTTAGAAAACACACAGTCCTCGGTTATCAAATTCTTACTCAACAGGTGAAGATTAAAAACAATCTTGCGTTGACTGCATTGCAACACCATGAAAATTTTGATGGATCAGGGTATCCCCAAAAACTAAGCGGCACAAATATAGAAGAATTTGCTAGGATTCATACTATTGCTGACAACTTCGCCGCAAGGATTCATCCCAGACCATACAGAGGCAGGATACTTCCTTATGAAGCAATTAAATCAATGATTAGTATAGATATGAATAAATTTGATTTAAAAATTGTTCGAATTTTCTTGAATAAAATTTCTATGTATCCGATCGGTTCTTCTGTTGAATTGTCTGATGGGAGAACAGCTATGGTGATCGACTCAAATACTGCAAAACCGTTGAGACCTTCTTTAAAACTAATGCAAGACGCTTCAGGTGCGTTTTTAAAAGATATGCAATTTCTCAATCTGTTAAACGACACAAATATTTATATTACTAAGGCTATAGAAACTCCGAATCTATAA
- the rplS gene encoding 50S ribosomal protein L19, translating into MNQLLSKAVSSDIISSRLNFEVGDTVKVHYKIVESGKERVQLYEGTVISITNKENTKSFTVRRISYDIGVERIFPLYSPKIAKIELVRKGRVRRAKLFYLRNKFGKSARIREKKGGQAIVQAEKKKQKEAIENSKATTA; encoded by the coding sequence ATGAATCAGTTATTATCTAAAGCAGTTTCTTCGGATATCATCTCTTCAAGATTAAACTTTGAAGTAGGAGATACAGTAAAAGTACATTATAAAATTGTTGAGTCAGGAAAAGAAAGGGTTCAATTGTACGAAGGCACTGTAATTTCTATTACAAATAAAGAAAATACAAAGTCTTTTACTGTAAGAAGAATTTCTTATGATATTGGTGTAGAGAGAATTTTCCCTTTATATTCTCCAAAAATAGCCAAGATCGAATTGGTTAGAAAAGGGAGAGTAAGAAGAGCTAAGCTATTTTATTTAAGAAATAAGTTTGGTAAATCGGCTAGAATACGAGAAAAGAAGGGTGGGCAGGCAATCGTTCAAGCTGAAAAGAAAAAACAAAAAGAAGCTATCGAAAATTCAAAAGCGACTACAGCATAA
- a CDS encoding ribonuclease HII, translating to MQKRLQHKQSFFFEQEEYQNIHLHPVCGIDEAGRGPLAGPLSIALVQFSKEALNLIFERKILVDLNDSKKLSEKKRDSLFHEISLNAEKIVHQFISNNFIDKHGMSYSIFYGIQKLYKKSGLRNSLFLIDGNYKFTKYEGVENSFRYHSFIKGDSRIASIAAASIIAKVKRDRFMNSISKKYPEYEFEKHKGYGTSTHLQKIQEFGYSKIHRKSFIIKKF from the coding sequence ATTCAAAAGCGACTACAGCATAAACAAAGTTTTTTTTTTGAACAGGAAGAATATCAAAATATTCATCTGCATCCTGTTTGTGGAATAGACGAGGCGGGTAGAGGCCCCTTAGCTGGTCCACTATCTATTGCCTTAGTACAATTTTCTAAAGAAGCATTAAATTTAATTTTTGAAAGAAAAATTTTAGTCGATCTGAATGATTCAAAAAAACTTTCTGAAAAAAAAAGAGATTCTCTTTTTCATGAAATTTCATTGAATGCAGAAAAGATCGTTCACCAATTTATCAGTAACAACTTCATAGATAAACACGGAATGTCGTATTCGATATTTTATGGAATTCAAAAATTGTACAAAAAAAGTGGGTTAAGAAATTCTCTCTTTTTAATAGACGGCAATTACAAATTCACTAAGTATGAAGGTGTGGAGAATTCTTTTCGATATCATTCTTTCATTAAAGGGGATTCAAGAATTGCTTCGATTGCAGCAGCTTCAATAATCGCAAAAGTGAAACGAGACCGGTTTATGAATTCAATCTCAAAAAAATACCCCGAATACGAATTTGAAAAGCACAAGGGTTATGGCACGTCTACTCATTTACAAAAAATCCAAGAATTTGGCTATTCAAAAATTCATAGAAAAAGTTTTATAATAAAAAAATTTTAA
- the trmD gene encoding tRNA (guanosine(37)-N1)-methyltransferase TrmD codes for MKINFITLFPKRIESYFQYGLPKKAVENKIFEIQILDLRKFSTDKFGRVDDTVYGGGAGMLLKVEPIHRALEFLGEEKGAVCLMTPSGEPFSQAHARNFSESKKNITLISGYYEGIDYRVNQFLIDKELSIGNYVISSGDLASLCVSDAIVRLLPGFMGGGQASLSEESHNEINLLEYPQYTKPSDYNGWIVPEVLLSGNHAEISKWKERNRIQPRL; via the coding sequence TTGAAGATTAACTTTATCACTCTTTTTCCTAAAAGAATAGAATCCTATTTTCAATATGGCTTACCCAAAAAAGCCGTAGAAAATAAAATATTTGAAATTCAAATTTTAGATTTGAGGAAATTTTCCACAGATAAATTCGGAAGAGTAGATGATACTGTTTATGGAGGTGGAGCAGGGATGCTTTTAAAGGTCGAGCCAATCCATAGAGCCTTAGAATTTTTAGGCGAAGAGAAGGGGGCTGTTTGCCTTATGACTCCAAGTGGAGAGCCTTTTAGCCAAGCTCATGCAAGAAACTTTTCTGAATCTAAAAAAAATATAACTTTAATTTCGGGGTATTATGAGGGTATTGATTATAGAGTAAACCAGTTTCTTATTGACAAGGAACTAAGCATTGGAAACTATGTAATTTCATCGGGTGATTTAGCCTCACTTTGTGTGAGTGATGCTATTGTTCGACTTTTACCTGGTTTTATGGGTGGAGGGCAGGCGAGTCTTTCGGAAGAATCTCACAACGAAATTAATTTGTTGGAGTATCCTCAATATACCAAGCCATCTGATTACAATGGTTGGATAGTTCCGGAAGTGTTACTTAGTGGGAATCACGCCGAGATTAGTAAATGGAAGGAAAGAAACAGAATCCAGCCTAGGCTGTGA